GAAGGGAACCCAGCGTAACAAAACACGAGCGAAGAGGTAGTTTGAGTTCTATCCTTACCCCTTGTCCCATAAGATGCAGTAAAGAGGATTCTTGGGCAAAGGGGTTTGGATATGAACTTACGGAAGAAGCTGATTGTAACTGGATTTCTATTAGGTGTGGCCTGTCTTTTTTTGTTGATGACCTTTAAGATGAATCAGAATGCTTCTTTTCAGGCGTGGAATCTCCCGCTTTCAGGCAAAATCATTATCATTGATCCTGGACATGGGGGGATTGATGGCGGGGCGGCCTTTAAGGGAGTTATTGAGAAGAATGTGACACTCCCGATATCAGTAAAGCTCAGGGATTATTTGCAGGAGCAGGGTGCGCTGGTTCTGATGACGAGAGAAGATGATGCAGACCTTGCTGATGAGAGAGCGGGGACGGTGAGGGAGAGGAAGAGGACGGATTTAGTTAATCGGACAAAGTTCATCAATGAGTCTCAGGCGGATATGTTCATTAGTGTTCATGCTAATGCCTTCCCGCAAAGTAATTCTAAGGGTGCTCAAACTTTCTATTCGCCCGCATTTAAAGAAAACAAACGAGCGGCCAAGCTAATTCAAGCTGAGTTAATCAGGAATCTGAAAAACACGACAAGGAAGGCTAAGCCTCTTGAGAATGTGTACTTAGTTAAATATGCCAAAAAGCCCGGGGTGCTTGTCGAGGTAGGCTTTTTGTCAAATGACCAAGAGCGGATGAACCTTCAGAACGAAGTCTATCAGGATGATGTCGCACTCTCAATCTATACGGGTGTTATTCGCTATTTTTTGAAGGAAGACGTGGCGGATTGAGGCAAAAAGGCATATTCTGCTAAAGATACCTACGAGTATGTTATACTTAAAGCGTTTACTAATACATACAAGGTAGGTGTCGATAGTGCTGACAGAAGCAAGTGTGAAAGAATTGCTCAAAGATATTAAAGACCCATTTTTAAATAGAACTCTTGAAGAAACTGATGGAATTATCGAAATAAAGATAAAAGAAGAAAAACAGCATGTGAGTGTTAAAATTGCGATAGCCAAAACGGGAACGGCTGAGCAGCTGCAAATCCAGCAGACCATTGTGAATGCGTTGAAGGAAGGCGGAGCCAATACCGTTGGAATCCGTTTTGCTGATTTGCCTGAAGAGGTTCTGGAAAAATTCCGGGCCTCCATGCCGAAAGAAGAAAAAGGGCTGCTTGACAGTGACACGACCTTTATCGCAATAGCAAGTGGTAAAGGTGGAGTGGGCAAATCCACTGTTTCTGTCAATTTAGCCGTTGCGCTCGCTCGCTTAGGCAAGAAGGTAGGCTTGGTAGATGCAGATATTTACGGCTTCAGTGTGCCTGATATGATGGGCATCCAAGAAAGGCCTACTGTTAAGGAAGAACGTATTTATCCCGTTAACCGAATGGGTGTGAAGGTTATCTCTATGGGGATGTTTGTGGAGGACAATGCACCAATCATCTGGAGAGGTCCGATGCTTGGCAAAATGCTTAATAACTTCTTCCAGGAAGTTGAGTGGGGTGAGTTGGATTATCTCCTTTTAGATTTGCCTCCAGGAACAGGAGATGTGGCGCTTGATGTCCATTCCATGCTTCCATCTTGTAAGGAAATCATCGTGACGACTCCTCACCCAACGGCCGCGTTTGTGGCAGCCAGGGCAGGTGCCATGGCCCTTCGTACGAACCATGAAGTGATTGGGGTCATTGAGAACATGTCCTACTATGAAAGTAAAACAACTGGCGAGAAAGAGTACGTCTTCGGACGGGGAGGCGGAGAGAAGCTCGCTGACGAGCTTGAAGCAGAGCTTCTTGGTAAACTGCCATTAGGCCAGCCTGATTGGAATGACGAAGAA
The nucleotide sequence above comes from Pradoshia eiseniae. Encoded proteins:
- the cwlD gene encoding N-acetylmuramoyl-L-alanine amidase CwlD, whose protein sequence is MNLRKKLIVTGFLLGVACLFLLMTFKMNQNASFQAWNLPLSGKIIIIDPGHGGIDGGAAFKGVIEKNVTLPISVKLRDYLQEQGALVLMTREDDADLADERAGTVRERKRTDLVNRTKFINESQADMFISVHANAFPQSNSKGAQTFYSPAFKENKRAAKLIQAELIRNLKNTTRKAKPLENVYLVKYAKKPGVLVEVGFLSNDQERMNLQNEVYQDDVALSIYTGVIRYFLKEDVAD
- a CDS encoding P-loop NTPase — encoded protein: MPKEEKGLLDSDTTFIAIASGKGGVGKSTVSVNLAVALARLGKKVGLVDADIYGFSVPDMMGIQERPTVKEERIYPVNRMGVKVISMGMFVEDNAPIIWRGPMLGKMLNNFFQEVEWGELDYLLLDLPPGTGDVALDVHSMLPSCKEIIVTTPHPTAAFVAARAGAMALRTNHEVIGVIENMSYYESKTTGEKEYVFGRGGGEKLADELEAELLGKLPLGQPDWNDEEFAPSIYTEDHPTGEIFAEMAEKITRIVGK